The Gambusia affinis linkage group LG05, SWU_Gaff_1.0, whole genome shotgun sequence region CTGTTAGCCCTGTTAGCTCTGTTAACCCTGTTAGCTCTGTTAGCCCTTTTAGCCCTGTTAGCCCTGTTAGCTCTGTTAACCCTGTTAGCTCTGTTAGCTCTGACTCGACCAGCTGAGCGGCTCCAGGTGGATAAAGACTCACCTCAGGTACTTTATTGCTggttttcagctgcagaaacatattttaagctcagtgttgatttttttttttattgaaatgggACCAAACTGCCTGTAACAGCAAAGGATTATGGGATATAAAAGCTTCCTAAAGCAGACGACACTTTCAGCTCAGTGGTTCCCCCTGCTGAGATCTGGACCTTCTACAGAATCTCTGGACATTTCAGGTCCAGAGATTGAAGCTTGCATCCCTTCACTGATCACTAAACATCATTCAGGTTCCCTTGAACCTGAAAAACGTTTCAATCCATGTTTTCAACATGGCCTTCTAACAAGCCCTGACTTTCCGGAGTTCTGGAGTAAACGGGTTCATGAACTGGATACAGAGTTCTGGGAACCAGTTCAGCACCAATGAAGATCATCATCACTGTGAAAAGCATCTGAAGATTATCTGCTGCTGAAACGAGCCTCAGGGACACGGACTGGGTTTAGTCTGAGAGTCTGTAGGTTGGGTTTGTTCCAGGCGCCGTTTCTCGTGTCTGTCGGTGAAACAAGACAATGATCCGACTTGTTGAAGTGAAGCAAAGATCCATTCAGACACAGAAAAGGTTTGAGCTCCGTCTGCCAAACTGCTGGACGTGGAACCGTCTGACGCAGAAGGACTGGAACGGCTCAGATCTGACctctacttttattttggtctaACAACCCAAGATCCTCACTGGCCCCCGATTGGCCCTCATTCCTGCTCAatagttttaataaacattaatgttgcaGCATTAATACGGATTAAATCTCCCTCACAGGTCAAACGACGATTCGTTATGAATTCAGACTGTCAGAAGAGTCTCTGTCTCTTCctgatttctgtttcttgttttgctcCATTTTGACACACAGCATTGACGGATTCATGTGATCAGAACCGGGTCGCTTCTTAGCGGCACCAGAACCTGCTGCCCAAACTCTGACCTGTGTTCACTTCTGTGTGAGTATCTGCAGCGGCAGCAGTTTGCTCTGCGTCACTCCCACCGATGTGAAACAATGCAGCCGACAAtctgttaccatggaaacagattttattcctAAATGATTCATCTTCCATCTGTTAAAGTCTCTCCGCCTCTTGTAGCACTAGCTTAAAATTTCACGCCGTGCTGGCGTAGCGGATGGCGTGACCCACGTGTGCAGGCCTTGATTCatcgacacggccgtcgcgggttcgattcccgacccGGCGATGTTTGCCGCATGTCAGCCTACTTTtatataagagacactagagccacaaaaaacCTCTagagggataaaaaaaattcccatcCTGCGCAGCACGTTACGCTGCTTTTGTCAGCGCTGCCTGCAATGAGCATGGGAAAGAGACAGAGCGgccaacacattttaaactcaggtcagaggtcaaagtgaCGTGCTCTGTTGTCTGCTTGGGTGGCAGAAGCAACAGGACAAGCAGGTCCGGTTCGGTGGGAGTCTGGACCTGGTAGGAACTCAGACGGCACCGAGCGTCCCGGCCTGAAACCTCCCGGCCTGCAGGTCCTTCATCCTCACAGCCATCAGGACTCGGCTGATTGTCCTGGACACGCCGGGTCATTTCTAactttttatgtatatttttattgtttgagcTTCTTGGAAAAACTGATTTCCTTGCTGGGATCAAGAAAGTATCTtgaactgaaacacagagttcatCACCTGCTCCAGTGCTGGTACTCCTCCATGTCAGCAGGGTGTGGTAGAGGCAGTATTATGGTCTGGGCTGCTTTgcatcagtttgtgaccttcAGCTGTTTTAGCTCAAAATGCACCAGAACATCCTGATCTGGACGGGTCAGGAAGAACTGAGCAATCcacagggccggcccaaggcataagcaaactaagcagccacGTAGAGGAGGTTTGGGCATCAGCAGGTATCAGCTGCTGTGGGCGTGAATACTTTTCTCTACAGGCTTGAAAACAATTCAGAGAAGAAAAGCTTCCGACGTGACGAGCAGGAGAAGAATCGGGTTTGTGTTTCGGTAGAAAGATGAAACTTCATGTGGACCATCAGCAAAATCAACCGACAGATGAACGTCGGTCAGAAgaagctcacacacacacacacacacacccacacccacacacacacagtgcagaGAGAAAGTGAAGCAAATATCATCCATTTTTCTGCTCCTCTAACACAGTTTGGTGAACTGCTGTAGAGAAATTAAACGCCGGtgcattcatttcattttgctcCAACAACGTCTCCATGACGGAGGAGCGGCATTAGAAACCGGTTGGAGCGCCCTCCGGTGGCCGCCTTAGTTCCTGCACAGGCTGCGAGGAGCGTGGAGCTTCACCAGGGGTCATTGACTGACCTGCAGCACAAACCAGTCAAGGCTAAAACACCAAGACGAATGTCTCAACTCGACATGCTGAACTTTCTTGCGTAACCCAGAGATCCAGAGCTCGTTATTTATTTAACTCAGATTCATCCAGAGGCTCTTTGCTTGGCTGCCATGGTTACGTAGCAGCTAACAGATTTTACACAATGACAATAAACTCAGAAGCtataaactgattttatatGAATGTGAATctgattcaataaaatatttaggtttCGACCATGTAACACTGATGGGTTCTGATGTTTCAGAACCCCAAGCCGGACCCAGGTGAACTGGACCTTAACTTGTTACTTTTACTCAGAgcaacttttagaaaataagaGACTTTGTTTACAACAATGTTCTTTTTACTTGAATGATAAAGTaaagaagcagctgatgggtaccggcgggcgaagcgactcgggtggttgctgaggcaaaacctcgggtgtgggaggagtttggagaggccatggagaaagacttccgtacggcttcgaggcgattctggtccaccatccggcgtctcaggagggggaagcagtgcagcaccaacactgtctatggtggggatggtgtgctgctgacctcaactcgggatgttgtgggccggtgggcagaatactttgaagacctcctcaatcccaccgacatgccttccattgtggaagctgagcctggggactctgggttgggctctccaatctctggggtcgaggtcgccgagatggttaaaaagctcctcggtggcagggccccggggggggatgagatccgcctggagttcctcaaggctctggatgttgtagagTTGTGTTGGCTAatgcgactctgcaatatcacatggacatcgggggcagttcccctggattggcagaccggggtggtggtccccctgttcaaaaagggggaccggagggtgtgctccaattacaggggggtcacactcttaagcctccctggcaaggtctattcgggggttctggagaggagggtcgatcagtgcctccaaatccgaggccatggtcttgagccggaaaagggtagagtaccttctccgggtcagggggggtgtcctgccccaagtggaggagttcaagtatctcaggatcttgttcacaaatgggggaagaagggagcgggagatcgacaggcggattggtgcagcgtctgccgtcaagcgggcgctgtaccggtccgttgtggtgaagagaaagcgaagctctcgatttaccggtcgatctacgttcccaccctcatctatggtcatgagctttgggtcatgaccgaaagaacgagatcacggatacaagcggccgaaatgggttttctccgtagggtggctgggctctcccttagagagagaagctcagtcatccgggagggactcagagtagagctgctgctccttcacatcgagaggggccagttgaggagcatctggtcaggatgcctcctggacgcctccctggtgaggagttcatgtcccaccaggaggggaaacccaggacactctggagggacgatgtctctctgctggcctgggaacgccttgggattcctgggaacgccttgagattcctgggaacgccttgggattcctgggaacgccttgagattcctgggaacgccttgggattcctggaggagctggaagaagagactggagagggaggaagatagaaagaaagaaagaaggaaggaaggaagtatggaaggatggatgaagtATTGTTACTGATACTTGCTGCTGGACCAGGTATTTACGTTAGGAAACATAAATACCTCCATAAATGAGACAGAACTTTTGTGGATctgttcagaaacagaaaagtcaTCAGGAGCTTTGAGCCGTCCTCGCTGAGTTTTCGACCTTTCAGCAGCTAGACAGCCAGACAACGACGCTCCAATAACCAgacttctttctgttttacttgtttattgAAGAGTGGCCTCTGACCACTGCCATCACTTTGGCCATCGTAAACTGTAACATACAAGGCTTAGTATTAGCAAACGAATGTAACGAATGGCATCAATAAGTCTCCAGAATTCACTCAGTcaggatatatatatttttttatttctgtgaaagacggaaaacaaatcaaaacctcttcaactctctctctctctctctgcactcTAGTCCTaaacgtaaaaataaaaacaatgttcaacTCCGCTGTGCTGAACTAGCACTGGCTGTTCGcgccaaaataaaaagaaaaggaaattataataaaactgtttttttttttttaaatccacaatgatgatcaaaactgcaaaataataccctaacaaacaataataaacaacatatgATAGAAACCTCTACATGAActtccaaacataaaaacaagcagcagcaaactttcctcctccttccccaCAGCagcggggggggggggcgaGGGCTGGAACCAACTATGGAAGCCCAGGAGACACAAATGAGACGGAGTGCAGAAGAGcgacccccccacccccccacccctcttAGGCAGAGGATTCCAGCATACATGGGATTTGTAGTTTTTTACTGAGACCGGAAGCAGAAGGTTCAGCGCTCTCTGTGCAGCGTCCAGgacttccagctgctgctctcctctctCGGAGCTCCTCTACCGGTCTCCTCCTCCCTGGCATGTCCGCCGTCAGAGCGCTGAGGAGCCGCCGGCTCCTCCGCCAGGTGTCCCCCGTCCTGCAGGCCTCCCTCCGCAGACATTACAGCCTGGACGTCCCCGCCGCGCTGCTCCGGACTCAGGGCTACCTGGGCGGCCGCTGGGTCTCTGCAGCCTCGGTGTTCCCGGTTCTGGACCCGGCCACCGGACAGGAGCTGACCCAGGTGTCGGACTGCGGGCCCGCAGAGGCCAAGCAGGCGGTGGAGGCCGCCTACGAGGCGTTTCAGTCCTGGAAGCACACCACAGCCAAGGTAGGCGGCTGCTCAGCGGGACTCCGtttaaaaaatcacatatttaaaatgaaatggagCAGATTTACCGAATAACCACACGGAACCCCGCGTTGGTCCGGACCTTGCCTTAATGGTGAAGACTCTGTGGTTCGGTTCTGACATCATTGACCAAAAGCATGTTTTCATGGTAAATTTTAGCTCAACCTGTTGGTTCGACATATGATGTGAAACGTGAATGTAAACgtacatatttagtttgaagctaccAACTTATGTCCTAACTAAACACTAAGCTGTGAGCTGATACTAGTTTGGATGTTAATGTTTAGCTTCAGACTAACTGCGGTGCGGTGCTGCCCTGCAGGAGAGGAGCGTCCTGCTGAGGAAATGGTccgacctgctgctgctgcaccagGGTCACCTGGCCAGAATCATCACCTTTGAGTCCGTGAGTAAATTCTGATGATCCGGTCAATCATTGATTGTCCCCGTTCCAGTGAAAGTTGCTGGAGGTTTGTGTTGCTGCGCAGCGTCAAAGTAAAAAACGTGGTGATTAAAagattatttgtgattttagaattattacatttttcttcatcagtgaaaattttacttttagtttttacttttcatcaccaacagtcagaaataaataaaagctgcatttgGTTCCcaaggagagagagagtttCTGTGAgagtgtgttggtgtgtgtgtttctgagtgtgtgtgtctccatgtgtgtgtgtgtttcagggtAAACCTCTGCCCGAGGCTCTGGGGGAGGTTTCGTACTCGGCCTCCTTCCTCCAGTGGTTCTCAGAAGAAGCTCGCAGAGTTTACGGCGACATCGTTCCGTCTCCGGCGGCGGACCGCAGGCTGCTGCTCCTCAAGCAGCCAGTAGGGGTCGCCACCATCATCACGCCGGTGAGCACAGGCGCCAAACAGGAAGTCGGCACCACGCAGTAGAGAGCCTTCATGTTTGTGATGAACTTCCTTTCCCTCCTCAGTGGAACTTCCCCAGCGCCATGATCACCAGGAAGGTTGGCGCCGCCCTGGCCGCCGGATGCACCGTGGTGGTGAAGCCGGCCGAAGACACGCCGCTGTCCGCCCTGGCTCTGGCCGAGGTCAGCCTCTGGCTCCTGCTCCGgtcccggtccggtccggtcctgGTGTTCATCCTGCCTCCTGTCTCCTGCAGCTGGCGCAGCAGGCCGGCATCCCGCCGGGCGTGGTCAACGTGGTTCCCTGCTCTAGGGAGAAGATGGCCGCCGTGGGCCGGGTTCTGTGCTCCGACCCGCTGGTGGCCAAGATCTCCTTCACTGGATCCACGGCAACTGGGAAGGTGAGTCCGGTCTgtactggaccggaccggaccggccGAGGTTCTCAGTCgttcctctctctcctccaggtGTTGCTGAAAATGGCCGCCGACTCTGTGAAGCGGGTTTCCATGGAGCTGGGAGGCCACGCCCCCTTCATCGTGTTTGACAGCGCCGACGTGGAGCGCGCGGTGGGCGGAGCCATGGCCTCCAAGTTCAGGAACTCCGGACAGGTGAGGCGGGAGGGCGGGGCTGTGCTGGTGTGACGCAGCGTCCGGCTGACCGCTCCTGACCGCCCCGCAGACCTGCGTGTGCTCCAACCGCTTCCTGGTCCAGAGCGGGATCTACGAGCGCTTCCTGGACGGACTGGGCCGCGCCATGGACGCCGAGCTGCGTCTGGGCCACGGGTCGGAACCGGACACCACGCAGGGACCGCTCATCAACGCCAGAGCAGCGGAGAAGGTTGGACCCAAAGCCAACGACCCAGAACacttccagaaccagaaccgcctgCTCCGCCTCCCACTGGGTCTTCACTGGATCAATCAGggtgcattctgggaaaatttTGGTTTCTGGACCAGAACGTTTTTCAGAAAACGCTGGatggttctggatctggtttAGGTCTGGATCATGATTTAATAGTTTCAGATCaatctattgattattattGATTAGCTTTTTGTTTGAAGTATCTCAAATCCTGTTGGAGATGCTTCCTGTTTGTATTTTCAGCCTGAACCTGCTGCTGAGCTCAACAGgtggttgctaggcaaccaaagagttAGCGGGTTTGTTGTGTCCAGCCAGCCAGCTTAGCTAGCCTTGAGTTTGAGtggctaaagcctttcctctgttTACAGATGTAGACAGTATCGAGTAAActcaaaatattgtgatattttcaaTGTAGGATAGTTAAAATGACTATAACGCAACCAACGAGTATAAATTGttgttcaaataataaattttcGCCGTCAAATTCACTGAGCGTATGGTTTATCCGACACCCCATGAATGCATCGCTAGTCCCTCCCCCACCCAACCTGAACATTTTCTACCAATCAGCTGCgcggagaaaacaaacaacatggtgacagaaACAGTTTGAACAGAACAGCTGTGGTTGATTAGCCACCGCTGCTACTAGCCATGCTAACACAGCTGTGGTTGATCAGTCTAGCAGGGAAATGGGGGCGGGACCTTGCGATGGTGACCTCATGCTGCAAGGAGTCTGGTTTAAAATAACATTGGGGCTCATTTAAGAATATCGTGATATATATCGTGTATCATGATagagcaaaaatatatcaggatATTAGATTTCCTCATATCCCCCAGCCCTACTTTGCAGTTCTGATCAGAGTTCATTGAAactgatattgatcacatgttcATATTATATTATTGATTTACTGCCCAGGCCCGGTCCGATGGTTCTGGACCAGACGGTTCTGGATCTGTTGGGGCTCAGATAGTTCCTTCAGCTGGTTGGATGAGGTTCTGATGAGGTTCTGATGGGACGGTGTCTCTGCCCCAGGTGGTCCACCAGATAACGGACGCCGTGTCTCGTGGCGCCCAGGTTCTGCGAGGCGGGAAGCGTTTGGACGGGTCGTTCATGGAGCCGACCCTACTGGCAGGCGTCACCACTGACATGCTGTGTACGCAGGAGGAGACGTTCGGACCGCTGGTTCCGGTCATCAGGTGGGAGCGGCGGGTTCTGCTCAGGGGGCGGGCCGTCCGGGTCTGAACCAATCAGCAGCTGTGTTCCTCGTTTCCAGGTTtgagacagaagaagaagctctGGCCGTGGCCAACGCTGCCAACGTCGGACTGGCAGGTGAGAAGGTCCGGTTCCCCTCAGGCTCTGCAGAACCTGAGCCCCAGTAGAACCAGTACAGGTCCATGTAGTGGACCTGTACTGGTTCTACAGTCCAGTTAACACAACTGACtacagaagaaggaaaacaacaaaataaggaGTGACCAGATAGCACCGCTAGCTCAAACATTAGCGGTGCTAGCTGGTTATATGCATTATGTCTGCTAACTCCACACCTGCATGTCAACATGGTATTTAGGgggaagctaacgctaaagctaCACATCCCAGAACTTTCTTCAACTGAAAGTTTTGGTAAGACCCCAGTGAATCAGCGCTTCAGGATTGACCTTGAAAAATGCATCAATTTAGTGGATTCTAAATGCAGCATTAGCTTCTCTATTAACATGTTAGCTTAAGAGTTCCCAGAAGATCTGGTGACGTCAGTTTGAACCTCAGATTCTCCTCTGAATCCACAAGAATCAAACCCACAAAGATCGTCTGCGACGCCtccctcctggttctgatccggttctgctCCGTCTCTGCCTCCAGGATACTTCTACTCGCAGGACGTGGGCCAGATCTGGCGGGTGGCCGAGGCGCTGGAGGTGGGCATGGTGGGGGTCAACGAGGGCCTCCTGTCCGCCGCCGAGGCCGCTTTCGGGGGGGTCAAGCAGTCCGGCCTGGGCCGGGAGGGATCCAAGTACGGCATCGACGAGTACCTGGAGGTCAAGTACATGTGCTTCGGAGGCCTGAGAGCATGAACCGGGCCGGAGCTGGTACCGGCTGCTGATCAACATGACCCAGGAAGCTTCCCAACCCTGCAGCTGCCATCATTAATAATTCTagtcatttagattttaatggactttacattttaaaatctcaacattctacggggtaaaaataaaaatgctaaaaacaggATCAATATatggtaaatataaaacaaatcaaaactgttAGAATAATGAACTAAATACCAGGattaatgattaaataaatgtacagaaaacGGTTTTCtattattgcttatttttttctatataagtgacatttttatgtcttaaatTGTTCAACGTTCCTGATCTGCTGCCTGGTTCCACTAATTAAAGATTCAGTGTGTAGAGAACactgccatctggtggccagGTTAGGTACTACTGGTTAATGACCTCGTTTCCTCAGACTGATCATGTTAAACGTGGTTTTGTCATTTGGAAGGACTAAGCTCCGCCCACTTTACGCATCACATCCTAGAAGCTGTTTGATTGGACCCAAACTTCCTGAACACCTTGTCTGATGCATTCAGACAACAatgtgcagaagaaaaacaactgaagttgGAGTCTCATGTTGACTTTAATCTGCAGAGTTTTGGATGAATCCAGAATCTGGAACCGGGTCGGTTCTGCTGCAGATTGagctctgtgtgtttcttgGATTCTAGATGTTTAGTTAGTAACAACGTGTCTCATATTATTCTGGAAATCTTTGCTGTTTAGATTTTTGTACGTTTGTGTTTGATCTGAAATAAACTGACGGATGAATtcgtgttttatttcttcagcttctcctgaaactttgactttaaatcaCCAGACATGAAGCGACATGGAGCTGGTTCTGCTGAGACGTTTGGGTCACCAGGATGCTAAATAATCCCagctgggtctggttctggttctggttctgaagcaACACTAAAGGAACAGTCCAACAGGCCcagatgaacagaacctgaacTCATGCCTTggtgctgccccctgcaggccaAGTCTTCGCTTCATGAATGTTTCTCTGGGAAGAACGAATGAAACCTCTGAACCGAACATGTGCTGCCACCAGGAGGCGCCATCCAGACTTCCTCCTACCCTCACCGTCCCCCCCGGACTTCCTGTCTTCACCCGAAGGCGTTCCCGTTGCGCGCGGCCTGGGAGCTGACCCGGTTCCGGTTGCGGACCGGCCGGCTGAAGACGGAGTCCTGGTCGCTGTCCAGCTCCGACTCGGACATCATGAGGCTGGAGTTGTGCTCCGTGCTGCGGTGCTTCAGACCTGCGCAGGACAGGGGAGATACTGAGTGGGACCGTTCGGATCCATCCGACAGAACCGTCATCTGGACTGGAAAAGGTTCTGACCCGGACCGGCCCCTTCCCCAGGAAGGCTGGGATTAGCTTTCAGAATCTTCCAAATCTGGATGAGAGAGGgaccattttcactttttatatcGCTTTGCAGGAGATTAAACCCAGATTAACCCGGATTAAACCCAGATTAACCCGGATTAAACCCAGATTTACTCGTTAGTTGTATTTCTGCATCTTGAATGGATGTCGGATCCGACCGTTGTGAGATTCTCTGCtggttttgttgctttattgaAAAGTTTTGCTGCTAATTCCAGTAAAATTTCAATCAGAAATCCAGGGAAGCAGTGAATCCGCGTCACTCTGGGGTttctggtccggtccggtccagaaCCTGGAGGGCCGGTGGACAAACTCACTGAATCTGGGCCGGAGCTCCAGCCGCTCCTGCTCGTCCATGTCGTCCAGGATGGTGTACCTGGTCTTCTTCCTGCCCTTCCTCTGCTTCctcctgcaaacacacagaacACCGAATCGGACCCGGCAGATTCTGGATGGGACCCGGCGGTCCAGACTCACCTCCGGCTGCAGCAGACGAAGGTCCAGCTGAGCGACAGGATGAAGACCATCGTCAGGAAGCTGCTCAGGATCACGAACAGAACCCTCCACTCTGAGTGGACAAGCAGAGCCGGGTCAGAGGTCGACCACAGGGAACCACTGGCTCAGGAATGATAAAAACGTTACCACAGTTACTCTCTCCGTCCCCGAGGTAGAGCCGGATCAGGTTCTCTGTCCAGAACGGGTCACAGGAACACTGCTTGGTGATTGGATCACACTGGCCCCGCCCTGAACAGCTCAGCTCGCACGCTAACGAAACAAACGACACCAGAACATGAAGGAAGTAAACAAACAtccatttccttcttttttggGGTCAGGTTGAACTGATCCACGTTCTGGACTCCTAAGCAGGAGCCTTTGTGGGAA contains the following coding sequences:
- the aldh5a1 gene encoding succinate-semialdehyde dehydrogenase, mitochondrial is translated as MSAVRALRSRRLLRQVSPVLQASLRRHYSLDVPAALLRTQGYLGGRWVSAASVFPVLDPATGQELTQVSDCGPAEAKQAVEAAYEAFQSWKHTTAKERSVLLRKWSDLLLLHQGHLARIITFESGKPLPEALGEVSYSASFLQWFSEEARRVYGDIVPSPAADRRLLLLKQPVGVATIITPWNFPSAMITRKVGAALAAGCTVVVKPAEDTPLSALALAELAQQAGIPPGVVNVVPCSREKMAAVGRVLCSDPLVAKISFTGSTATGKVLLKMAADSVKRVSMELGGHAPFIVFDSADVERAVGGAMASKFRNSGQTCVCSNRFLVQSGIYERFLDGLGRAMDAELRLGHGSEPDTTQGPLINARAAEKVVHQITDAVSRGAQVLRGGKRLDGSFMEPTLLAGVTTDMLCTQEETFGPLVPVIRFETEEEALAVANAANVGLAGYFYSQDVGQIWRVAEALEVGMVGVNEGLLSAAEAAFGGVKQSGLGREGSKYGIDEYLEVKYMCFGGLRA